From the Microplitis mediator isolate UGA2020A chromosome 6, iyMicMedi2.1, whole genome shotgun sequence genome, one window contains:
- the LOC130670579 gene encoding serine/threonine-protein phosphatase 6 regulatory ankyrin repeat subunit B-like, with protein sequence MSSVTNSDITSSNQVRDEGENSEVMEISNESEVSVISSKNRVSRPAVENELRKIAKSLRKYGVELIDRNNYLVGGSLEYAARVGDIKLVELRIRQGADVNDLRRNGRTPLHVAAQYGHPKIIELLVNNGARLDSVLKGPTKTGYTPLHLACLNNKIECVNVLLKYGASVTPKCADVYHPIHFAVYKNFVEVAALLLENGADVNLRFNNKFFRNKWDENILWKDMDLTLLHFSIAIENDGMTALLLEYGADIHLNTRTNKTSLMHAVEANDPELVKSFLARGANPNDRDIYGEPVLFYIVVNANIQSSYYDNEEFLSLDKKLEIIELLYAAGADVNVKFLSNKSFDSLVHYTCMYGYRSILEFILYKTNFDWRKIDCAAIEVTKLIEEAIPPWNQQDLVYITQLKDSFDDSKCLLLYYIISRHMIGFPVKEELLSAIYSSSLHGGSLEEYAQKIEFYKNDIGNQIRNLKLMTIGNTKFSLWHVLTCKMADLVSLSFQEDFRSLCVSDYITKYSIYYNIIEDRWKAAIKRGILIKKSREIVFDLFHTHLQYDCCEAIVTSFNNQELEDFLNLCSNEIIC encoded by the coding sequence atgtcGAGTGTTACAAACAGTGATATAACTTCAAGTAATCAAGTTCGAGATGAAGGCGAGAATTCCGAGGtaatggaaatttcaaatgaatcaGAAGTTTCGGTGATCTCAAGTAAAAATCGTGTTTCAAGGCCGGCAGTCGAGAACGAACTACGAAAAATTGCGAAATCGCTAAGGAAATACGGAGTTGAATTGattgatagaaataattatttagttggAGGATCACTTGAATATGCCGCCCGAGTTGGCGATATTAAACTGGTCGAGCTGCGGATTCGCCAAGGTGCAGATGTTAATGATTTAAGACGAAACGGCCGTACTCCACTCCACGTGGCAGCCCAGTATGGACATCCCAAAATCATTGAACTTCTCGTTAATAACGGAGCACGTCTTGATTCTGTATTAAAAGGACCAACAAAAACTGGATATACGCCGCTACATCTTgcttgtttaaataataaaattgagtgTGTAAATGTTCTATTGAAATATGGCGCAAGTGTTACTCCAAAATGCGCCGATGTTTACCATCCAATCCACTTCGCGGTATATAAGAACTTCGTTGAAGTAGCGGCGTTGCTTTTGGAAAATGGCGCAGACGTAAATCTtcgatttaataataaattttttcgtaacaaATGGGACGAAAATATTTTGTGGAAGGATATGGATTTAACGCTGTTACACTTCTCGATCGCTATAGAAAACGACGGAATGACAGCATTATTGTTGGAGTATGGAGCtgatattcatttaaatacgAGGACGAATAAAACATCATTGATGCACGCTGTTGAAGCAAATGATCCCGAGCTGGTTAAATCATTTTTGGCGAGAGGTGCAAACCCCAACGATCGAGATATTTATGGTGAACCGGTCTTGTTTTACATTGTCGTAAATGCCAATATTCAATCTAGTTATTATGATAATGAAGAATTTCTTAGCCTCGACAAGAAATTGGAAATAATAGAACTTTTATACGCTGCCGGAGCTGACGTCAATGTAAAGTTTctatcaaataaatcttttgatTCACTTGTTCACTACACGTGTATGTATGGATATCGAAGTATCCTCGAATTTATACTCTATAAGACCAATTTTGATTGGCGGAAAATTGATTGTGCAGCTATTGAGGTTACAAAATTAATAGAGGAAGCTATTCCCCCATGGAACCAACAGGATTTGGTATACATTACACAGCTTAAGGATTCTTTTGATGATTCGAAATGCTTATTATTGTATTACATAATTAGTAGACATATGATTGGTTTCCCAGTGAAAGAAGAATTATTATCGGCAATATACTCCTCTTCACTTCACGGTGGCAGCCTCGAAGAATACGCACAAAAGatcgaattttataaaaacgacATCGGAAATCAgatcagaaatttaaaattaatgacgattggaaatactaaattttcttTGTGGCATGTATTGACTTGTAAAATGGCAGATTTAGTAAGTCTTTCATTTCAGGAAGATTTCCGGAGTTTATGTGTAAGTGATTATATCACTAAATATTCTATCTATTATAACATTATTGAAGATCGTTGGAAAGCTGCCATCAAAAGAGGTATCTTAATAAAAAAGAGTAGAGAAATAGTATTCGATTTATTTCATACTCATTTACAGTATGACTGTTGCGAAGCAATCGTAACATCTTTCAATAATCAAGAATtagaagattttttaaatctttgtaGTAACGAGATAATTTGTtaa